ACTTCACTCCGTTTTAAAAAAGCTTTTCCGCCCAGATCCCCATCTGCATTTCGAAACGATCCATCCAGCCGCTTGCTTTACGAATAACCTGTGCCATGAAAGTTCCTTTAAATCGGATTTATATAGCAAAATAGTATAAAAAAGAAAAATATCGCTTTTAAAATATTTCATTTTGTCATATTATTTAAAAAAAGATGGCATAATTCCTAGAATATCGTATCAATTACGATAAAAGGATATCGTCATGAAAACGTTTAATGAAATCGTCGAAACGATCAAAGACATCGTCTCTTCCGAATTTCCCGATAAAAAGGTTTTTGACAAAGACATCGCCGAGTTGCTCGAGATTTCGCAGATGAACTTTGCGACCATGAAAAAGCGCAACAAGATCCCATTTAACGAGCTGCTCGATTTCTGCGCCAAACGTTCGATCGCGATCAACTGGCTTCTCTACAACCAGTCCCCCGAAAGCCTGATCGAACCGACGAACCGTTTTTATATGGTCCGTTATTTTTCTTCGGTCAACGCTTCGGCCGGCGGGGGAGCCGAAAACGACGAACTCGATTTCGAGCCGCTCATGCTGGAAGAAAATTTCGTTATGTCGCTCGGCGGAGAAGGGGAGCTGCGTCATATCGAAGCGATCAACGTAACGGGCGATTCGATGGAGCCCTCTTTCAGTTATAACGATATCGTGTTCATCAACCGTTCCAAAACCGACGTCAGCCGGGGCGGTATCTTTACGATTCGTACCGAACACGGCCTTTTTATCAAAAGGATACAAGTTCGTCTTGATGGAAAACTCGATATTATTTCGGATAATAAAGACTATCCCACCTACGTCGCCCGCCGTGACGAAGTCGAAATCATCGGCAGAGTCGTCGGGCGTTTCGGAGGGGTGGAATAAAGCGGAGAGACGATGAAATCGACATTCTGGATCGGCGGTATGATTTTCGTACTCGGAGGGTGCAGTACCCACACCGTCGCTCCTGAATCGGTCCCCGAAAAGCCTCTGCCCAAGGCCAAGACCGAACTTCCTCCCGCCCCTGTGGATACTCCGTATTGTTGTACGCTTCCGCAGGAACTTGACGTGACGCTTCCCCAACTCGGCCCCAAAATCAACGACCTGGAGCGGTTTGA
The DNA window shown above is from Campylobacterota bacterium and carries:
- a CDS encoding LexA family transcriptional regulator, coding for MKTFNEIVETIKDIVSSEFPDKKVFDKDIAELLEISQMNFATMKKRNKIPFNELLDFCAKRSIAINWLLYNQSPESLIEPTNRFYMVRYFSSVNASAGGGAENDELDFEPLMLEENFVMSLGGEGELRHIEAINVTGDSMEPSFSYNDIVFINRSKTDVSRGGIFTIRTEHGLFIKRIQVRLDGKLDIISDNKDYPTYVARRDEVEIIGRVVGRFGGVE